The window GCCCTGGATTTCTTCCAGAAGACGCAGTTTTTCCTGGAGGGGTTCCGGGATGCTGCGGCGCTCTTCCGCATTGCTGATGGTCCAGCTCTGCTCCTGCCCGTCCTTCGGCTTGGCGGTGAAGACGGTGCGGTCTCGGTCGCGGCGCAGGCTGTAGATGCCGCTGTCATCGCTGCGGGTCACATTGGCGGTTTCGCGGCGTTCATGCACCTCCGTGTGGCGGTCGCCATCGCTGCGGCCACGGGTCCCGCGTTCGCCATCCCGTGAGGAGTTGCCGCCATCGCGGCGATCCGAATCCCGGCGGCCGGGGCCGTTCCAGGCCGGTGGCTGAGGGCGATTTCCCTGGCCGCCTTCATGGCTCCATTCCCGCATGCGCTCCTGGTATTCGCGCATCTGGTTCTGGTAACGCTCCATGGACTCGCGCATTTCGCTCATCATTTCCGGGCTGCCACGTTCGCCGCCAAAGAAGCTGCCGCCGAAGGAGGGGAAGAATCCGTCTCCACGCCGGGGTTCATCGCGGCGGGTGGGCATCAGGCGCTCGTCCACAGTGACGGTGACCTGTTTTTCCACACCGCCGGAGATGACAGTGAGGGGCACGGCATCGCCCTTCTTTTTGCTGCGCACGAGGGTCTGTAATTGCTCCATGTTGACGAGCTTTTGATCCTCAAAGCGGATGAGGATGTCATCCACCTTCAGGCCTGCAGTTTTGGCCGGGGTTTCAGGCATCACTTCTTCGACGAGTAGGCCGAAGCCCTCCGCCAGGCCGAAGTGGGAGCGCAGCTCGCGCGGCACATTGCCGGTCAGAACGCCGATGAAGGGGGTGGGCTTCTCCTCCGCCATGGGGGCACCCCGCCCGCGTCCTGGCTCAGGCGGGGAGGGGCGGCGGGAGGGCGGAGCCTCCTCGGGTGCTTTCGGGGCTGGAGGGGCGGATTCCGGCGCAGGTGGCGGTGCTGGGGAGGACGGGGCCTGGGCATGCAGCGGCGCATTCAGCAGGGCCAGCAGTCCGGCCATGGCGGTGAGGGCGGCGTAGGTAGGTTTCATGGTGGGGGTGGGTTTTGAGTTTTTGGGAATTATTGAAAGGAGACGGGCAGCACCACGCTGTCTTCGCGCGGCCTTTCCACGGTGATGTGGGCGCCGTCGCGGGGGTCAATCCAGGCATGGCGCTCTAGGGAGACGAGCTTCACGTGCTGCTCCGGCAGGAGGGAATCGGCGTTGTATTGGATGCCCTCATTTTCAGCGCCCACGACTTCGCGGATGGTGCTCACGGGCATCACCGTGGGGGATGAAACGACGGCGTAAGAAGGCTGGGCGGGCGAGGCCCCGGTACCGGGCAGGCTGCTCATCACCAGCACGGCGGCGGCCGCGCCGAGCGAGGACCACAGGACGGGGGTAAACCACGTCTGCCGCCGGGTTTTCGGGGGCGTGTGCATCCATTGGTGGTCGAGTTCCAGTTCATGCTCCACCTGGCGGGTGAGTGCGGCGGAGGGGCCGCGCGGCTGCAGGCCGGAGAGCAGGGATTCTAGGTCATGTTCGTTCATGTCAGGGCCTCCTGGGTGGGGTTAAAGGGGAAGACATTGGAGATTTGAGGAGCGGCGGGCTGGATCACCAGCTCTTCTCGCCGGGGGGCCAGGCGTTTTTGCAGGGCCTGGAGGGCATAGCGGTAGCGGCCGGAGACGGTGTTGATGGATTCCCCTGTGGTCTGGGCGATCTCGGCAAAGGTGAGGCCGCCCCAGAGCTTCAGGGAGACGACTTCGCGCTGGTCTTCAGGCAGGGTTTGCAGGGCCTCCTGGACGATGGCGGCGGTCTCGCGCTGTTCCGGGCTGGTGTCAAAGACGGGCGCATCGCCCATGGGCAGGGCCACCTCGGAGGCGGACTCGCGCTTCGCCCGGCGGGTGTCGCTGCGGCGCTGATCCAGGGCGATGGTGCGCACGGCGGCATACAGCAGGGGGATGTGCTCGGCATCACCCTCCGGAAACCGGCGCCACCAGCGCACAAAGGCCATCTGCACCACGTCCTCCGCATCGGCCCGGGAAGGGCAGAGCTGGACAGCGTAGAGCAGCAGCTTCGGCGCGACTTGGTCGAAGCAGTGTTTCCAGGCGGTGGTGGCGGCTTCCATGAGAGGGCAGGTTTCCAGGGGCTTAACGTCACCCCTCATCCTTTTTGTGTGCTGAAGGGGTCTTTTTGCTGAATGACGCCGCCGACTGGCCGCCGGGCCTGCTTTTCCCCTTCCCCCTTGGGCCGGAATCCGCTACCCAGGTGGGTATGGCAGAAGAGACCCCCGATTCATCGCACCACACCGAGCTGAAACAGACCATCGGCGGCTGGCAGATTCTCTTTTACGGCCTCGGCTCCATGCTCGGTGCGGGCATCTATGCCCTGATCGGTCGCGCGGCGGAGACGCTGGGCAATGCGGTGTGGCTGGCGTTTTTGATGGCCATGCTGGCCGCCCTGCTCACCGGCCTTTCTTATGCCTGCGTGGGCAGCCGCTATGCGCGGGCGGGCGGGGCGGCGTATGTGACCCAGCGCTCGCTGCGCAAACCGTGGCTCAGCTACGTGGTCGGCATCGCCGTGATGATGAGCGGCCTCACCAGCATGGCCACAGGCTCCCAGGCCATCGCGGAAAATCTGGCCAAGGCGCTGAACATGGAACTGCCGATCAAACTCGTGGCCATCGCCCTGGTCTTTCTCATCGGCTGCATCATTTATCGCGGCCTGCGGGAGAGCATGTGGGCCAACATCGTCTGCACCG is drawn from Prosthecobacter algae and contains these coding sequences:
- a CDS encoding S1C family serine protease, with the protein product MKPTYAALTAMAGLLALLNAPLHAQAPSSPAPPPAPESAPPAPKAPEEAPPSRRPSPPEPGRGRGAPMAEEKPTPFIGVLTGNVPRELRSHFGLAEGFGLLVEEVMPETPAKTAGLKVDDILIRFEDQKLVNMEQLQTLVRSKKKGDAVPLTVISGGVEKQVTVTVDERLMPTRRDEPRRGDGFFPSFGGSFFGGERGSPEMMSEMRESMERYQNQMREYQERMREWSHEGGQGNRPQPPAWNGPGRRDSDRRDGGNSSRDGERGTRGRSDGDRHTEVHERRETANVTRSDDSGIYSLRRDRDRTVFTAKPKDGQEQSWTISNAEERRSIPEPLQEKLRLLEEIQGNDKGPDGPRGPDSRSSTPRPGGDGPRPDGDI
- a CDS encoding sigma-70 family RNA polymerase sigma factor — protein: MEAATTAWKHCFDQVAPKLLLYAVQLCPSRADAEDVVQMAFVRWWRRFPEGDAEHIPLLYAAVRTIALDQRRSDTRRAKRESASEVALPMGDAPVFDTSPEQRETAAIVQEALQTLPEDQREVVSLKLWGGLTFAEIAQTTGESINTVSGRYRYALQALQKRLAPRREELVIQPAAPQISNVFPFNPTQEALT